A segment of the Pseudoalteromonas piscicida genome:
TTATTATTTTATTGATGGTGGGTGCCTTAATAGGTACTTGGCTGCTGTCTGGCACGGTCCCAACACTGATTTATTACGGACTACAAATTATCAATCCAAGTTGGTTTTATGCCGCGAGTTGTTTGATTTGTGGGATTGTGGCGATGAGTATAGGTAGCTCATGGACGACGGCCGCAACAATAGGTGTCGCTCTACTAGGTGTGGCGACGGGGCTTGGCTTAGATCAAGTCGTGACAGCGGGTGCAGTTATTTCAGGTGCTTATTTTGGTGATAAGTTAAGCCCATTGTCTGAAACCACAAACTTAGCGCCTGCAGTCGCTGGTAGTGATTTATTTGATCATATTCAGCATATGCTTTGGACCACTGTACCTAGCTTTGTAATCGCACTTATTATATTTATTGTCATGGGCTTTAATGCTGAAGCGTCAAGCGAGGCGGGGCGAATAGATGAAATTGTTTCGATACTTCAAACTAATTTCAACATTAACCTGTTAATGCTAGTTCCTTTACTGGTGCTGCTTGGGCTTGCTATCAAGAAGATGCCTGCTTTTCCGGCGATTTCAATCGGCGCGGTGATGGGGGCGATATGGGCTGTACTGTTCCAAGGTGATCTTATTGCAAGTCAAATTGATGCTAGCCAAGGTGAGTTAGTGGGCTATGTGAAACTGGTGTGGGCGACTTTCTTTGATGGTTTTGCGTTGCAAACAGGCGATGCAAAAATGGACGACTTGTTAAGTGGCGGTGGCATGTCATCAATGCTAACGACAACTTGGCTGGTGATGACGGCATTGATGTTTGGCGCCATTATGGAAAAAACTGGTTTACTTGATGTCTTCGTACGCAGCATTCTTAAAATTGCAAAAAGCACGGGCTCACTAATTGCCTCGACTATTGCAACTTGTATTGGTACAAATCTAGTTGCCGCGGATCAGTACATCGCGATTGTTGTTCCTGGTCGTATGTTCAAAGAAGAATATAAAAAGCGCGGTTTGAAGAGTGTAAACCTCTCTCGCACGCTGGAAGACGGTGGCACAATCACCAGTCCACTGATCCCTTGGAACACCTGTGGCGCATATATGCAAAGTGTACTACTGATCAATCCGTTTGATTATGCCATGTACGCATTCTTTAACTTGATCAATCCTGTGCTGGCGGTTATCTACGCGTATCTTGGTATCAAGATCCTTAAAATTACGCCACCAACGGTAAACGCGGAAGAACCGAATGAGAAAGCAGGGCAAGCGTAAAATAGCACATTTGCAATCTTGATCAGGCCTTTTCCAACAGGTCAAATAGAAATTAAACGCCTATCCTTAGCATTGGCGATAGCAAATTTGTTTTATCACTCGCCCCTTTATGGGGCGTTTTTGTAAGGACTATATATGACTCAAAAACCACAAGCCAAATTTCTTAAAGATTACCTTACACCAAGCCATACCGTTGATACGCTTTGCTTGACCTTTGAGTTAAGCCCAAGAAATACCATAGTGACTGCCGTAAGTCAGTTTGTCGCTGTGAGCAATGCGACACAATTAATATTGGATGGTGTCGACTTAGAGTTAGCATCTTGTCAGGTAAATGGTGAAGAGTGGCAAAGCCTTGAAAAATCTGACTCTGAATTGATTCTTTCTAACTTGCCTGAGGCCTTTGAGCTTAAAATTGTCACTAAAATTTCGCCGCAAACAAACACCTCACTTGAAGGCTTATACCTCTCTGATGGCGCTTACTGCACGCAATGTGAAGCGGAAGGTTTTAGAAAAATCACCTACTTTATGGATAGACCTGATGTACTGACGACTTATACGGTGACGGTCATCGGTGAATCAAAGTATCGTTACTTATTATCAAATGGCAATAAAGTTGAAGAAGGGAGCTTAAGTGACGGCAGACATTTTGCAAAATGGCACGATCCGCACAAAAAACCGAGCTACTTGTTTGCCTTGGTTGCCGGCGATTTTGACGTATTAGAAGACAACTACAGCACTAAGTCGGGTAGAGAGGTGAAGTTGGCGCTATTTGTCGATAAAGGCAATTTACATAAAGCTCCCCATGCTATGACGTCACTAAAAAAGGCCATGGAGTGGGATGAGTCAAGGTTTGATTTGGAATACGATCTCGATATATACATGATTGTCGCGGTTGATTTTTTCAATATGG
Coding sequences within it:
- the nhaC gene encoding Na+/H+ antiporter NhaC, coding for MKQQKQPSFIDALIPITLLVALLGAAVYLYGDSSSSGPNQIALLFATFTAALVGLKNGFTWKTLEEAMIKGITISLGAIIILLMVGALIGTWLLSGTVPTLIYYGLQIINPSWFYAASCLICGIVAMSIGSSWTTAATIGVALLGVATGLGLDQVVTAGAVISGAYFGDKLSPLSETTNLAPAVAGSDLFDHIQHMLWTTVPSFVIALIIFIVMGFNAEASSEAGRIDEIVSILQTNFNINLLMLVPLLVLLGLAIKKMPAFPAISIGAVMGAIWAVLFQGDLIASQIDASQGELVGYVKLVWATFFDGFALQTGDAKMDDLLSGGGMSSMLTTTWLVMTALMFGAIMEKTGLLDVFVRSILKIAKSTGSLIASTIATCIGTNLVAADQYIAIVVPGRMFKEEYKKRGLKSVNLSRTLEDGGTITSPLIPWNTCGAYMQSVLLINPFDYAMYAFFNLINPVLAVIYAYLGIKILKITPPTVNAEEPNEKAGQA